One genomic region from Streptomyces venezuelae encodes:
- a CDS encoding DUF2617 family protein: MLTTLKTSYTDTRAADLAWALGREPLPALAVLDLELSGARLQLRLLGASHQVLLEEEGRSCSETVACMPGSSTPLPLGVSKRVGEWEYEFAARVETLSHGSFAGRAQELLALVADHPNGLAGTFPGSPHAFTAMLAQRHEGQVRWRTWHAYPQEGQLVVTRTRIGARMPATL; the protein is encoded by the coding sequence ATGCTCACCACCCTGAAGACCTCCTACACCGATACCCGCGCGGCCGACCTGGCCTGGGCCCTCGGGCGCGAGCCGCTGCCCGCCCTCGCCGTACTCGACCTCGAACTCTCCGGCGCCAGACTCCAGTTGAGGCTGCTCGGCGCCTCTCACCAGGTACTCCTTGAGGAGGAGGGGCGCAGCTGCTCGGAGACCGTCGCCTGCATGCCCGGCAGCAGCACCCCCCTCCCGCTCGGCGTCTCCAAGCGCGTCGGCGAATGGGAGTACGAATTCGCGGCGCGCGTCGAGACGCTCTCGCACGGCTCCTTCGCGGGCCGCGCGCAGGAGCTGCTCGCGCTCGTCGCCGACCATCCCAACGGCCTCGCGGGGACCTTCCCCGGCTCCCCGCACGCCTTCACGGCGATGCTGGCGCAGCGCCACGAGGGCCAGGTGCGCTGGCGCACCTGGCACGCCTACCCGCAGGAAGGGCAGCTCGTGGTGACCAGGA